The following are encoded in a window of Flavobacteriales bacterium genomic DNA:
- a CDS encoding thioesterase family protein: MDATPPFRSRIQLRWADIDANFHMRHSVYYDLGAMQRMEVLTALGVSLAYMRENSLGPVLLREECVFRREIKLEDEVWSEVLVSQLSRDHKRFSFEHRITKGDGTLCATLVVDGAWIDTRIRKMCMPPPFAREALDRIPRSEGFTWLEPKQPGASGST, translated from the coding sequence ATGGACGCCACGCCCCCCTTCCGCTCGCGCATCCAACTCCGTTGGGCGGACATCGACGCCAACTTCCACATGCGCCACAGCGTGTACTACGATCTGGGCGCCATGCAACGGATGGAGGTCCTCACCGCGCTGGGCGTGTCGCTGGCCTACATGCGGGAAAATTCCCTCGGGCCGGTGCTGCTGCGCGAGGAATGCGTGTTCCGGCGCGAGATCAAGCTGGAGGACGAGGTCTGGAGCGAAGTGCTGGTGAGCCAGCTCTCGCGGGACCACAAACGCTTCTCCTTCGAGCACCGCATCACCAAAGGCGATGGCACGCTGTGCGCCACGCTGGTGGTGGATGGCGCCTGGATCGACACGCGGATCCGCAAGATGTGCATGCCGCCGCCCTTCGCCCGCGAAGCGCTGGACCGCATTCCGCGCAGTGAGGGCTTCACGTGGCTGGAACCGAAACAGCCTGGCGCCAGCGGTAGCACCTGA
- a CDS encoding HTTM domain-containing protein, whose translation MSIPANTVLLFQRALHLWVSLHLLTALPAMEELWLDPLSPPHPMGGPRYTLVHAFGSWLPVRAAPVVLACTLLVALWGVVRPLRWWLSLPLWAGYSSLMNLAFMASSGGQQLMANLLFWNVLLCLERSGHATWVGATGFWIIRLQLLLAYAATGLHKLTGTHWLDGTAMGIVAGDPAFGPAWLTGFPLLAKSMTWAVLVFQLTFPVAVWWRRTRLPWMAFGAVFHLGTALWLGIPEMGAAFIAAYAIWLSNNESGAVLRCYRWRQAVSVPAT comes from the coding sequence ATGAGCATTCCGGCGAATACGGTCTTGCTCTTCCAGCGTGCGCTGCACTTGTGGGTGTCGCTCCATCTCCTCACCGCGCTGCCGGCCATGGAGGAACTCTGGCTCGACCCGCTGTCACCCCCTCACCCCATGGGCGGTCCACGCTACACCCTGGTGCATGCCTTCGGATCCTGGCTGCCCGTGCGGGCCGCACCGGTGGTCCTCGCCTGCACACTGCTTGTCGCGTTGTGGGGTGTGGTCCGGCCGTTGCGCTGGTGGTTGTCCTTGCCACTATGGGCGGGCTATTCCTCGCTGATGAACCTGGCTTTCATGGCCTCCAGCGGCGGCCAGCAGCTCATGGCCAACCTGCTCTTCTGGAACGTGTTGCTGTGCTTGGAGCGAAGCGGTCACGCGACGTGGGTCGGGGCCACCGGCTTCTGGATCATCCGGCTGCAGCTGCTGCTCGCCTATGCCGCCACCGGTCTGCACAAACTCACCGGCACACATTGGCTGGATGGCACCGCCATGGGCATCGTGGCCGGCGACCCGGCGTTCGGGCCGGCCTGGCTGACGGGCTTTCCGTTGTTGGCGAAGTCCATGACCTGGGCGGTACTGGTCTTTCAGCTGACCTTTCCGGTGGCCGTCTGGTGGCGCCGCACACGTCTGCCATGGATGGCGTTCGGCGCTGTGTTCCACCTGGGAACGGCGCTGTGGCTGGGCATTCCCGAGATGGGAGCGGCCTTCATCGCGGCGTATGCCATCTGGCTTTCGAACAATGAATCGGGTGCGGTGCTCAGGTGCTACCGCTGGCGCCAGGCTGTTTCGGTTCCAGCCACGTGA
- the fahA gene encoding fumarylacetoacetase produces the protein MTIPANDPALRSWVPAPPGSDFPIQNIPFGIGSWNGEPPVPVTRIGDTVVDLSILAEAGLLDGTGIPREAFLAPHLNEVMKGGKAGMRALRERLSELLRHDHATLRDDNTLREDALLPVDQVTMHLPVTIGDYTDFYSSREHATNVGTMFRDPQNALLPNWLHLPVGYHGRASSIIPSGQAIHRPMGQRRPDPEQPPVFGPTVQLDFELEVAFITFDGKPLGQRISAAEAEDHIFGLVLFNDWSARDIQAWEYVPLGPFLAKNFASSISPWVVTLDALEPFRVPGPPQDPRPLPYLRTEGAHGLDIALEVAIAPQGGAETTVCRSNFRYMYWSMAQQLAHHTVNGCNIRSGDLMASGTISGPAPDSYGSMLELTWRGTRPLALADGSERKFIADGDTVVMRGHGEKNGTRIGFGEVRAQVLPAVE, from the coding sequence ATGACCATTCCCGCCAACGATCCCGCCCTGCGCTCCTGGGTCCCCGCCCCCCCCGGCAGCGACTTCCCCATCCAGAACATTCCTTTCGGGATCGGCAGCTGGAACGGTGAGCCGCCTGTGCCCGTGACGAGGATCGGTGATACCGTGGTGGACCTCTCCATCCTGGCCGAAGCGGGGCTGCTGGACGGCACCGGTATTCCACGTGAGGCCTTCCTGGCGCCACACTTGAATGAGGTGATGAAAGGCGGCAAGGCGGGCATGCGTGCGCTGCGCGAACGGCTCAGCGAACTCCTGCGCCACGACCACGCCACCCTGCGCGACGACAACACCCTGCGCGAGGATGCCCTGCTCCCTGTGGACCAGGTGACCATGCACCTGCCAGTGACCATCGGCGACTACACCGATTTCTACAGCAGCCGCGAGCACGCCACCAACGTGGGCACCATGTTCCGCGATCCGCAGAACGCCCTGTTGCCCAACTGGCTGCACCTGCCCGTGGGCTATCACGGCCGCGCCAGCAGCATCATCCCCAGCGGGCAGGCCATCCACCGCCCCATGGGCCAGCGCCGCCCCGATCCCGAACAGCCACCGGTCTTCGGGCCCACCGTGCAGTTGGATTTCGAGTTGGAGGTGGCCTTCATCACCTTCGATGGCAAGCCCCTCGGCCAACGCATCAGCGCCGCGGAGGCGGAGGACCACATCTTCGGTCTGGTGCTCTTCAACGACTGGAGCGCGCGCGACATACAAGCATGGGAATACGTGCCCCTGGGTCCCTTCCTCGCGAAGAACTTCGCCAGCAGCATCAGTCCCTGGGTGGTGACGCTGGATGCGCTGGAGCCCTTCCGTGTTCCCGGCCCGCCACAGGACCCCCGGCCCCTGCCCTACCTGCGCACCGAGGGCGCCCACGGCCTTGACATCGCGCTGGAGGTGGCCATAGCCCCCCAAGGCGGCGCCGAGACCACCGTATGCCGCAGCAACTTCCGATACATGTACTGGAGCATGGCGCAGCAACTGGCCCACCACACCGTGAACGGCTGCAACATCCGCAGCGGCGACCTGATGGCCAGTGGCACCATCAGCGGCCCGGCGCCCGATAGCTACGGCAGCATGCTGGAACTCACCTGGCGTGGCACCAGGCCCCTTGCGCTCGCCGATGGCAGCGAACGGAAATTCATCGCCGATGGCGATACCGTGGTGATGCGCGGACATGGCGAGAAGAATGGCACTCGCATCGGCTTCGGCGAAGTGCGGGCGCAAGTACTGCCCGCCGTGGAATAG
- a CDS encoding bifunctional (p)ppGpp synthetase/guanosine-3',5'-bis(diphosphate) 3'-pyrophosphohydrolase yields MDKGSHSPPPEGAPVAVKTTRPAIDPVAEKAEILRRYKGLLRSIRGERTPEDTRLIRKAFNIAVEAHKEQRRKSGEPYIYHPIAVARICAEEIGLGVTSVVAALLHDTVEDTDLTLDDVRDLFGPSVTTIIDGLTKISGIELRSDSIQAENFRKVLLTLAEDVRVILIKLADRLHNMRTLEGLSRDKQLKIASETTYLYAPLAHRLGLYNIKSELEDLALRYKEPEIYEDISQKLKKGEAVRKRFISRFTLPIRESMDREGFSYEIKGRPKSVHSIYNKMLKKHVSFEEVYDVFAIRIIIDTRQELEKADCWKVYSIVTDFYQPNPDRLRDWISLPKANGYESLHTTVMSPGGRWVEVQIRSRRMDEIAEMGLAAHYRYKDDLDHTAVLDPWLARIRDMLDDPTSNALDFVADFKLNLFSDEIVVFTPKGEMRSLPAGATALDFAFDIHTQVGRQCIGAKVNHKLVPLSQPLRSGDQIEIITSRKQLPKEDWLNYVTTAKARHRIKQSLRDQKRKLAVLGRESIQRQLRKWGAKVDTANVHVLVEHFKSANATDLYYQVARGRFDPEKVTGAHVRNGRLSLPKRKQEPGERTLEEIVSEIRGDHGALIIGDDLRKIDYTLSSCCSPIAGDDVFGFVTKDEGIKIHRVNCQNATQLMSNFAYQVVKARWKGKDTVEFLAGIKFSGIDDVGLVNKITTIISHEHNVNMRAISFESHDGIFEGRVMVYVHDTDHLNALMEKLKRVQGVRSVVRVEQ; encoded by the coding sequence ATGGACAAAGGTTCACATAGCCCTCCGCCCGAAGGCGCGCCGGTAGCGGTGAAGACCACCAGGCCGGCGATCGATCCGGTGGCGGAGAAAGCCGAGATCCTGCGGCGCTATAAGGGTCTGTTGCGCAGCATTCGCGGCGAACGCACGCCCGAGGACACGCGCCTGATCCGCAAGGCCTTCAACATCGCCGTGGAGGCCCACAAGGAACAGCGGCGCAAGAGCGGCGAACCCTACATCTACCACCCCATCGCCGTGGCGCGCATCTGCGCCGAGGAGATCGGCCTGGGCGTCACCAGCGTGGTGGCCGCCCTGCTCCATGACACCGTGGAGGATACCGACCTGACGCTCGACGATGTGCGCGACCTCTTCGGCCCCTCGGTGACCACCATCATCGACGGGCTCACCAAGATCAGCGGCATCGAACTGCGATCGGACAGCATCCAGGCTGAGAACTTCCGCAAAGTGCTGCTCACCCTGGCGGAGGATGTGCGCGTGATCCTGATCAAACTAGCCGACCGCCTGCACAACATGCGCACGCTGGAGGGCCTCTCGCGCGACAAGCAGCTGAAGATCGCCAGCGAGACCACCTACCTCTACGCCCCGCTGGCCCACCGCCTGGGCCTCTACAACATCAAGAGCGAGCTGGAGGACCTGGCCCTGCGCTACAAGGAGCCCGAGATCTACGAGGACATCAGCCAGAAACTGAAGAAGGGCGAGGCCGTGCGCAAGCGTTTCATCAGCCGCTTCACGCTGCCCATCCGCGAGTCCATGGACCGTGAAGGCTTCAGCTACGAGATCAAAGGGCGCCCGAAGAGCGTGCACAGCATCTACAACAAGATGCTGAAGAAGCACGTGAGCTTCGAGGAGGTCTACGACGTCTTCGCCATCCGCATCATCATCGACACGCGGCAGGAACTGGAGAAAGCCGACTGCTGGAAGGTCTATTCCATCGTCACCGATTTCTATCAACCCAACCCCGACCGGCTGCGCGACTGGATAAGCCTGCCGAAGGCCAACGGCTACGAGAGCCTGCACACCACCGTGATGAGCCCCGGCGGGCGCTGGGTGGAGGTGCAGATCCGCAGCCGGCGCATGGACGAGATCGCCGAGATGGGCCTGGCCGCGCACTACAGGTACAAGGACGACCTGGACCATACCGCGGTGCTCGATCCCTGGCTGGCGCGCATTCGCGACATGCTGGACGATCCCACGAGCAACGCGTTGGATTTCGTGGCCGATTTCAAGCTGAACCTGTTCAGCGACGAGATCGTGGTCTTCACGCCCAAGGGCGAGATGCGCAGCCTGCCCGCCGGGGCCACCGCGCTGGACTTCGCCTTCGACATCCACACCCAGGTCGGCAGGCAATGCATTGGCGCCAAGGTGAACCACAAGCTGGTGCCCCTGAGCCAGCCCCTGCGCAGTGGCGACCAGATCGAGATCATCACCAGCCGCAAGCAGTTGCCCAAGGAGGACTGGCTCAACTATGTCACCACCGCCAAGGCACGTCATCGCATCAAGCAATCGTTGCGGGACCAGAAGCGCAAGCTCGCCGTGCTGGGGCGCGAATCCATACAGCGCCAACTGCGGAAATGGGGCGCCAAGGTGGACACGGCCAACGTGCACGTGCTGGTGGAGCATTTCAAGAGCGCCAACGCCACCGACCTTTACTACCAGGTGGCACGCGGCCGCTTCGACCCGGAGAAGGTGACCGGGGCCCACGTGCGCAATGGCCGATTGTCGCTGCCCAAGCGCAAACAGGAGCCGGGGGAACGCACCCTGGAGGAGATCGTCAGCGAGATCCGCGGAGACCATGGTGCGCTGATCATCGGCGACGACCTGCGCAAGATCGATTACACGCTCAGTTCCTGCTGCAGCCCCATCGCCGGCGATGATGTCTTCGGCTTCGTCACCAAGGACGAAGGGATCAAGATCCACCGCGTGAATTGCCAGAACGCCACGCAGTTGATGAGCAACTTCGCCTACCAGGTGGTGAAAGCGCGCTGGAAGGGCAAGGACACCGTGGAGTTCCTGGCCGGCATCAAGTTCAGCGGCATCGATGACGTGGGGCTTGTGAACAAGATCACCACCATCATCAGCCACGAGCACAACGTGAACATGCGCGCCATCAGCTTCGAGAGCCACGACGGCATCTTCGAGGGCCGCGTGATGGTCTATGTGCATGACACCGACCACCTCAACGCCCTGATGGAAAAGCTCAAACGCGTGCAGGGCGTACGTAGCGTGGTGCGCGTGGAGCAATAA